The region ACTaacaaattttcaagtgtgcaagACCATAGATTAAAAATTTCTGAAGAAAACCTAGTACTAGTACCGAGAATGAACATTCAAAGAGAAGATAACGATCAAGATTTTGGAAGATCAAAAGTTGAATGGCGTCAACCTTTGAATGACATCAACATATGAAGATCCATACTCTAAAGCGCCAACCTTTTAAGATTCAGACTCTAAAGATCGAATTAGTGCAAGAATCGAGGATTTTGATCATGTGAAGACTTAAGTAAAAATTTGTTGAAGATAACTTAGATGAAACAAATAATTCCTTTTGTAGAAAATGGATTTCAAATAAGCTTTCAACGATATTGACCCATTGTCGCGCACGAGTAAAAAATGAGTATAAAAGTGTAGTAAAACATAAACGACACTTGATTCGTATTGCAATGACTCTTGTATTGAATTAATCAATCGATTGGAACAAAAATAGGGGGTTGATTTTTTATTAGAATTAAAAGAAGCGATAAAACGAGTTTAATAAGAAAAATATGATTAACAAATTAATTTACTATTCGGTCTCTAACTTATCATCGATCAAAATAATTCCTAACCCCTAAGGGATCTATATTCCTTTTTCGATTGTAGTATCAATCAAACCAGCGTAATTCATACCACAAGATATATAttcctaatttctgaattaagcaaacggataaaAGCAAttgtgaattaagcaaacgcgataacacaaacaagcaaacacaaatTAAGGTAAAGGAAGATACAATCATCGAAACAAATCAATCAACTCTAAGAGAAATCGAATTAAGCATTTGAATATCAGAGAGAAGATTTGAAAGGAAAATAGATTTAATTTATAAGAACCTCAAAGTATGATGGAGGCACGATTACAGTAGATCAACCGTGTGAAATTTAGTTCTCCATGAATTCATACAAAGCTTAAAAATTCGTGAATATTGAATAATCCCTCCTGTAGCTGCGGATTTTCTAATATAACAAAAGGAAAATTTTGTCCCTTATGGAAACCGACCTGAAAATTACAAAACTGTCATAAACTGACCATTTTAATTAAGTTTAGAACTTCAACAAATTATTCTAGGTTTTTTCACTCTGAGTCTGCTTCTGACTTCAACATCCAAATTTTATCTAATTCTCTCAGCTTTCCAACTTATATTAGAATGCACAAAAAGGCATCCCATAGCCCAAGTTACGGTCTGCACATTGAGAATGTATCAATTAACTATTTAAGCTAAAAATAgagtacaaaattaaaataaaggTAAAAATATATTGAGCTTAGgaaacacactaaaatagtaaaaataataaaataaattatagaAGTGTCTAAGCACAATAGTATAAGAgtgtgcatcaaaatgcactaaTCAGATATTAACATTTTCAAGAAACATCTCAATGGCTCTAAATCAAGCTTCTCAAAGATTATCTTGTGCAAACTCTTCAATGAATCTTTTCTTTATCTCTATGTAAGAAGTtgaagacttgaagaaaaacAATGAGTTATTGACATTCAAAGAGCAGTTACTAATGAAATGACAACAAAAACTTTGTAAAAATGTCTCTATGTATTGAATATTAAGTATAATTTACAATCATTATATAGTTATACAAAGAAAAAAATAACGATCCTATTTTAGGAAGTAAATCATTATAGACCTTGATAAATAAATTATAATTCATTGTCACAATCTGTCACAATGAATGCTAACAATACAACTTATGCCAACCAATAATACTACAACTCATTACTCCCTCTCAAGTTGGAGATAGAGGATTATGAGATCCTAACTTGCCCGATAGCTCTTGAAATTATTTTGTTCCCAATGACTTTATGAAAATGTTTACTTGTTGTGACTTGGTTGGTATGTGGACAATAGCTATAATTCCCTTGACAGGGAAATCTTGAATAAAGTGACAATCTTCTTCAATATGTTTCATTCTTTAGTGGAAAACCAGATTCAAAGCTAAATGAATACCAACACGACTATCGGAACGTAGAACTGTAGGAGAATAACAATTTACTTATAAGTGTGTAAGTAATCTTCATAACCATATGACTTCACTTGTGGCGTGAGCCATTGCTCTATAATCTGCTTCACTCGAGGACCTTGATACAGTAGTTTGCTTTTTGGTTTTCCATGAAATGGGAGTTGTTCCTAACTTTATGACATAACCTGATACTGATCTTCTAGTTAATGGACATGATGCATAATTCGAATCACAATATGCAACTAGTCTAAGGTCATTATCTCTTGGTATGATGATTCCTTGCTCCAATGAAGACTTCAAGTACCTCAAAACATGCATGGCTGCATCCCAGTGCCCATGATGAGGTTCATGCATAAATTGACTAATAATATGTTAATTTCAGTATAGTTATTGTGAGATAAATGAGTCGTTTCACCAACCTATGGTACTGTGAAGGATTCTCATATAAAGGACTTGAATCCAATGCTAAATTATGGTTTGGTTCAAGTGGTGTAGATGAAGGATTGCAAGCTAGCATCCCACATTCATTTAGAATGTCTAAGGCATACTTTCTTTTACAAATGAATAATCTATAAGATCCACGAGCTAACTCTAGACCAAGAAAATATCTTAACTCCCCCAAGTTCTTCATCTGAAAACACTTACTGAGGTATTACTTCAATGTTTCACATGACTTTGCATCACTCCCATCACAACAAGGTCATCAACATAAATTAATACAACTATGAATATTGAACCATATGAATATGTAAACAAATTATGATCAGCTTCACATTCCTGGAAGCCACACTTTACCAATGCTTGACATAATTTTGAGTACCAATTATGTGAGGCTTGCCTAAGACCATATAATGACTTTCTTAGGAGACACACCATTTCTTTATCAAAAACATTGTAACCTGGCGGAACCTCCATATATACTTCCTCATCTAATTCCGCATGTAGGAGATCATTACTCATATTCATTTGGTGAAGTGTCCATCCTTTGGTCACTACAACATTAAGCAAACACCTCACAATTGTCATTTTGGCAACTGGTGCAAAGGTTCCATTGAAGTCATCTCATTCAACTATTGTGTATCCTTTTGCCATGATCCGAGCTTTGTATTTCTCAACCTCACCGATTGATTTGTATTTAACCTTGTATACCCATCTATAAGCCACTGCCTTCTTTCGTTTATAGAGCCTTGACATTTCCCATGTTTTATTTTCTTCCAATGATTTAAGTTCTTATGACATGGCTTCTCTCCATTCTTGTTTGTGAATGGCTTGCTTGTATGATTAAGGTTTTTAAATTCTTTCAACCATTGCAAGATAAGCTTGATGTTTTTGTGAAAACTCATCATAGTTTACATAGTTTTATATATGATAAATTATACCTGAAGAAGTTAATGTCTTTAGTGATGTACATGTGTGGATTTTCTCGGCTGAGTAGCAATAATAATCATCAAGTATTTTGGGTGGTTGTCTGTTCCTTGGCCCCATGTCCGTGTTTGTCATGGTTTCTCTCTCCTCCTTATTCTGAGGTTCTTTTACTTCAGTGATCACATCAGAATTTGTTTCAACGACTTATTCTTCTCTTGGTTCATTGAAAATTATGATTTGGTCTTGCTACCCATCATTGTTATACGTAATATCTTCTTCAATGGAATAAAAATCAAGAGTAAATGTTGGTGAAAGGTTTTATTCATTGCTGTCTTTTTCTTGCGGTGCATACAAAAAAATGTCTTCATATAACACCATATCTCTTGATACATATATCTCTTGTGTATTTAGGTTGTACATTGTCCAACCTTTTTGGCATTTAGGATATCCCATGAATACACATTTTTCTGCTCTTGAATCAAATTTATCTTGCTGCTTGTTTGAATTTTTAACATAACATAAGCATCCAAAAGTCTTAATGTGCTCATATGATGAAGGTTTTCCCAATAGCTTCTTGTATGGGTCAACCCATCATTAATCATGGTAGGGGTTCTATTAACAAGGTATGTTGTTGTCAAGACACACTACCCACAAAAAGAGATGGTTAAATTAGCTTGGAATCTCAAGGCTCGTGCTACATTGGGTATATGTCTATGTTTTCTCTTTGCCATTGCATTTTGTTGGGGTGTTCCCATACATGAGTTTTCATGTAGGACTCCATCTTGTTGTAGGATTCCTTGAAACATATGGTTGGTAAATTTTGTCCCATTATCACTCTCCAACATCTTGATTTTTACATTAAATCGTGTGTTTGCCATGTTGATAAAATTTGTTAAAATTTTTAGAacttttgttttttcttttaacAAGTAAACCCATGTTCCACACGAATAATGATCAACGATCATAAGAAAATAGTGACAACCACTGTGAGAGCTAGTACGATATCTTCTCCACGAATCACAATGTATAAGGTCAAAAGGATTCTCAGCTTTATTATAACTAATAAGAAAGGGAAGTATGCATTGCTTTGATCTATGACATATGTCACAACAATGATGTTTCATTTGAACATAAATTAAAATTCACTAGTTGAGATATGTGTTGCATAACTTTAGATGAGGGATTATCATGCATGCATGTCAGAGAGTAGTGTTGTCTTCACGATGTGTTGTGGAAGCAGACCCTTAAACTTATTGTTTCAACACATAAACCCCACTATGTACATCATCTAAGCAAATCTTCTTCTTCATGGAAAAGTTATGTTTCATACAATAACTAGGACGATGAGTCATAAAGCAATTTAAATCATGAGTCAATTGACATATTGAAATTAAATTGCAATCAAACTTAGGAATAAGTAAAACATTTTGTAAAGTAATGTCTTTGCTAAGATCAATAGTCCCCATCATTTCTACCAGTATTGTGTTCCCTGTAGAAATAGTGACATAAAAAGGTTTCTTAATCTTGGTTATCCCTATCATTAAGGATAGGAGAGGAGTCATGTGGTGTGATGCACCATTATCCAAGATCTATTTTAGATCTTTACAAGATGTATTTTGATCGGATTCACAAAAGTCATGCTTCACATACGAGAACCATGGAATGCATGCCCCTGCACTATTTCTTCAGTCGCATGTGTATGATGAGCACTAGATTGTCCTCCATCATCTATTGAGTGTTGTTATGTCCTTCATGTGTGCCAATTCTCTAGGTACCCAATAATCTCAAAACATCTTTGCTTTAATGTGGTCAGTCTTGCCGCAGTGATCTCACTTTGAGTTTGAACCATCTCTTATCCTTTGTCCGTTTTGGTTAGATGCATAAAAGACATATCCTCCATATTATTTTTTAGTTTCAGTAATCCTTCCTTTTTCACCCATGATTCGAGCTTCTTATCTAAGAACATGGTTAAAAATGCGTCAAAATGAAGGCAAAGGTTCGATGTTCAACATTATCACCTTAACATGTTCAAATTACTTAGTGTTAAGACTTCTGAGGAATATATGTACTTGATGATCTCATTATCTTTGCATAATTTCTTTAGATACACCACATATGCATTATGGAAGTGGTTGCAACTTTCCTAGTTCATTGAGGAGACTCTTAAATTTGGTATAATATTTTGTCATAGTCATGTCTGATTCATGCTCCATCAGACATAACATGCGTCATACCTGATGGATCCTAGGAGCATTTGTTTGAGCAAAATACTCCTTCAAATCTTCCCAAATATCTCTCATAGTTGATATGTGCGAGATGTTGTCGTGCAAAATTGGATCTACAACATTGTCGATCCATGCCATGACCATTGAATCAGCATTCTCCCAATTGTAAAAGTCTGGATGGTTTTTACAGGTTTCTTGATAGATCCATGAATGAAACCTAATTTGCTTTTCGCCCGTAATGTCGTTCTCATGTAGCGCACCCAATTGTGATGATTCTCGCCTTTGAGCATTGTAGCTATGAGCGCCGTTCCTGGATTATCAGAGGGACCAAGATGATATGATGATGTGTTTGTGATAACGGAAGTCAATTTTCTACtattagaggtatcattcttcTCCACACTTTCACCATCTGAATCAGAATCTCGCTCTGATACCATAATGAAATAACATAAACTTTGTAAAAATACTTGTATGTATTGAATATTTTGTATAATTTACAATCATTATATAGTTATACAAAGAGATAAATAAGGATTATATTTTAGAAAGTAAATCATTATATACCTTGACAAATAAACTCTAATTCATTATCACAATCTGTCACAATAAATGCTAACCATACAACTTATGCCAACCAATAATACTACAACTCATTATTTACTCTGTCAAATAAAAAGCGCAAGTTTAACTTAGAATTTATTAACACTTGTATATTTTAGAAACTCTTGAGTCTCAAGAGTCTTTCTATGTTGTTTTTTGTctacacctctgattgtatatcaagtgttGTTTTGCAAAATCTCTTAATTGTAAGTTAGGGTTTAAGAAGTCTTTTGCTAAGTGCTTGAGAATTTGAGGACTCTTCCTTGAATGCTTGAGAATTGGAAGTCTCTTACTTGAGTGTTTGAGCATTGAAAGTCTCTTGCTTGTATGCTTAAGCATATAAGTCTCTTACTTGTATGTTTGAGCAATATAAGTCTCTTGTTTTGTGCTTAAGCAGTTGTAATCAAttttgattatagtgaaaatacCTTGGAAGTGCAAGGGGAATGGAATGCTCTCGATTTGTGAGAGGGACCAGGATAATTGCTTATGTCTCTCTTGCTTTCTTTTATATCTCTGATCTACTTTCATCTGCTGCCAAACACTTAACTCTGATTCAGATCCTAGACCTTGTGCTTAGAATTTGATAAGAAATTTtctaaaaagaaaaatcaagCTGGCATAATTCAcccccccttcttgtgtttttctcaccttcaaccACCACTATTTGTTATACAGCTACTAAGGCCTACGAGTGTCATTGCCCTTGCAGTGGGTAATGTCACACCCCAACTTAATTAGCCTTTAAAATTGTTTGTTTATTTAATATAAACgatttatttatttaaataattattttatgtTATTTATGAGGTATTTTCCCGGTGTCGATATTTGTGGTGATTTGTGTTTAATAAATTAGTTTTTGTGggatttaattaattaattaatagaAATTGGGAGAATAGTGAAGGATGAGGTAAAAAAATGGAAAATAGATGGTTAGTAATAAAGAGCTTATGTTTAGTTGGGCCAAGAGTTTAATTAAAAGGAACTTAATTAAATTACTATATGTTTTAAGAGAAATAGAAAAGAAGGATTTTAGAGCATTTGTTAGTAAACGTGAAAAAGAGAAGAAAGGGAGCTAGGGCTTGGAAAATGAGACTCCATGGAAGATTGCTGGATTTCTTTTGCTGGAATTCTAAGGTAAGGGAGAATTATTTGTAACATCCTAAATTCGATTAATTAATTGAATTGAATTGTTTGTGTATTTATTTggttattaggtattttaattaaaataaattatgtGATTATATGTCTTGATGGGGTGTGTTGGTATTAGTGAGGTGTGGTGAGAATATAGGCGTTTGATAGAATAATTACCGACAACTAGAAATTtgaataataattatttttaattaatattataaataaaatagaaattttTGGCATTATCTTAGAAATtattgaattaattaaattaaagAGAAACTATGAGTTAGTAGAGGAATAATGGGCAATGGAAAGATTTTGGAGAATAAATTGGGGGTAGTGAGGGAAATACCTAAATGAAAAGATTAGGTTTATTTATAAATATAGGAGTGTGAGATTTGGGAGAAATTTTACGGTATGTGCAAAATAAGAGTTGGAGAAAAAGTGAGAAGAACAAGTCTAGGGCTTAAGGAGGGAAGGAACAAATTATGATTAGAGAGTTTGCTACGGGAAAATCTAAGGTAATAGGGAGATGTGCCTTTCACTATGAGTGTATTGCATGATAGGGTATATAAGAGAGGTCCTTGTTCTCATTAGGGTTGTatgattttgtttttgatatGTTATTGTTGTGTTAAAACCTAAGAAATTGATGATTGGATGTGCTTGATTATGTGATTGTGTGACTGAAAATATGTATGAATCATTTTGTCTGTGAATACATGAAATTCTGCCATTGATGTATGTATGAAGCTTTGATCATGAGTATGGATGTTAGTGAGATTGATGATTTAATTGTATGACAAAATACCATGAACCATGATTGGTATGTATATTATAAGATGTTTGGTTGTTGTAATAACATGGTGTACTATTAAATTCGTGTCATGGGATAATTGAATGGAGGAATAATGGTTGGGATGATGTATGAAGGATAAGGGGTGAAGGGGATGAAGATTGTGTGTGAAAACTGAGAAACATTACCGGTGGCAATCGATTGTCACCCCATGGTAATTGATTACACGCATTACACTTTTAGAAAAAAAATAACATGTTAATAGATTGTTGGTTCTAATTAATCGATTGCATGGCCTTCTGAAGCGATTTTTAAGAAAGTTGTAATGTAAATGATTTTGATAACAATGATTGTTGTAGGccaatttttgaaaaaaaaactaTTTTGAACTATGTTGCATTGCCCGACAATTTTGGCCATAACTTTAGTTCCGTAGGTCCAAACAAGGTATCGTTTGAAGCGTTAAAAAGATAACACACAGAGCTAACTCATGGTAGTGCTTGATGATATAATTTATTTGTAGTAGTGTGTTAATTATAGGAATTTATGTGATTAAATGTATGATTAATTAGTGAATCATTGTGTGTACTTGATGATGAGTTGATGTTATAATGATTTAACATGATAGGAAGTTGGTGTGAATATGCATTTGATGAGGTGTTGTTGCTTGGTGTTTTTTTGTTAATTATCGTGACATTGATTCATTGTTGTGTGTTGAGAATGGTGTTGTGCATAATAGTGATAAATGCATGGTGATAATTTTGGTGATAATGCATGTTGTTGAAAGTCATACATCATGGTGTACGGGCTTCAGTCCAATATTGGTGTGTTGTGGTCTTTTGGCGGGGATTCGGAAGCGAGTAGCTAGTTCCACATGAGAATCGATTAAGCGTTAATTGTGGTGAGAGTAGCGAattggtgtgctctggtcctatggtAGGGATTCAGGAGCAAGATGGATTTGTGTTGTCCATAATGATACCATATGCATAAGTGTCATATCGTGTCGTGAGTCACATTTCATATGTATATATGCATGTTGTTAAGAATGGGTGTGAGACTATGATGTTGTTGACTATGTATTAAATGCATGTTATGTTATATGTTCTTTACCTTAACATCCTTTACACTTTTTATATTGAATGTTGCTTCTTACCCCCCCTCATTTGCTTCATATTatccaccatggacatcttgcagatacACATGAGTGATCATTATTGTTATGTATGAAAGGTTGCTTGTTGTGTTGTCATTGGCGACACTTTATATCGTCGTGTAAATATTTTAAATAAGTTTAGGGGTTTAAAGTGTTAcacagtggtatcagagcctgaTTGGTCCATCCGACCATGGTTTTAACATGTTAATTACTCCCTATTACACACATGTGTGTGAAACAATATTGGTGCTCGTTTATTTTTCTAACTGCTTATCTGTAGGAGCAGGATTGAAACAAGTAAGGGAAAGGCTTTTGTTTCTCTACGAGGTTTCAGGTTTGGAGGACTGGTTTAACGTGTCACTAGTTGTAaggttgcaggttgttagatgAGCCAGTATTGTTTCATGAGTTTGTTGAAGAGGGAGATTTGAAGTACATATTTGTTGGTGTGTGTCAAGATTGAATTGGGAATTGTCTTATATGGTTGGGAGTATGATTGTTGATACCACGACTCTGGGTCCAGTAACCACCTCGTgggtttgtttaaattgtccaCTTACTATTTTCGGTAAGAATTTTGGGATAGATTTAGTATGTTTATCGTTGAGACAACTCGATGTTATCCTTGGAATGAACTAGTTGGAGTTCAATCTGGTTTATAGGCATGGCAACATAACCCCTACCCGCGGGTACCCACCCGAACCCGCCCtgaagttgacggggaaaactCGTTTTGACTGGGTTTGGATTCaggtttgggttttccccgattataaaatatggggacgggtcgggtaatggggacactagtacccaccccaTTTATCTCATTTcgtacattattatttatttttgataatttagaatattaaatatgtggtcaatgttttgatattttaatttgaatttattatttaaaatatttgaaatatctgtatggaatttttttattattttattttattatttgtaatgtaacTTTATTTTGAACAtaataaatatttctattaaaaaaattaatttcactaaatgaatggtggcggGGCGGGGATACCTGAACCCAACCCGAACACGTTTGGGACGAATTTGGATTTTGATTCTCCATCTCCGTTTGGGTTTTGGGCGGTGAACAGGGGCTGTTTGGGGATTCGAGTTTGGGTTTTGGGGAGGTAAAAATCGTCCTTGACCCACCCCGTTGCCATGCCTACTGGTTTATATCAATTGTTACGACAAGTCAATGTCGTTTCTAGAGTTTGATGCAAGTGACGAATTGTTTGTATCTGAAAAGCAAGTGGATGAGTTCATGAATGATGAGGTTAGGGTGTTTATGATGTTAGCTTCTATAAAGGCTGAAAGTAAGGTTACGGTTGGTGAGTTACCAGTGGTATGTGATTTTCTAGAAGTGTTTCCAGATGACATCAGTGATTTTTCGCCAGAGCGCAAGGTGGAGTTTGCGATAGACTTAGCACCTGGTTCTAGTCATATGTTGATGGATCCTTATATAATGTTTGCTTCAGAGTTGAGTACACTGAAGAAGAAGTTGGGAGAGCAGCTTAAGAAGAAGTTTATTTGGCATAATGTTTCTTCATAGGGTGCATTGATGTTGCTAGTCAAGAAGAAAAATGGTAGCATGAGTTTATGTGTTGACTATCGACGACTGGATAAGGTGACTATCAATAACAAGTATCCACTTCtgaggattgatgatttgatggattaGTTGGTAGGTTCTTGTGTTTGTAGCAAGATTGATTTACGTTCGGGTTATCATCAAATTTGTGTGAAACCATAAGATATTCTGAAGATTGTGTTTAGaacgaggtatggtcattatgagtATTCAATGATGTTGTTTGGTATGTCTAATGCACCTGAAGtgttcatggagtacatgaatagaatATTTCACCTGTATTTAAATCAGTTTGTGGTTGTGTTCATCAACGACATCTTGATATATTCGAAGTATGATGAAGAGCATGTAGAGCATCTGAGAGTTGTGTTACAGACCTTGAAAGAGAAAAAGTTCTATATGAAGTTGTCTAAGTGTGAGTTATAGTTGCGAGGAGTTTCCTTGGTCACGTGATTTCTAgtggtattattgttgttgatcCATCTAAGATAGATGTTGTGTTGCAATGGGAGACTCTGAAGTATGTTAGACAAATTAAAAGTTTTATTGGTTTGGATAGTTACTACAAGAAGTTTATTGAAATCTTATAGAAGTTAACATTGCCTTtaactcagttgactcgaaaggtTCAAGATTATGATTGAGGTTTGAATTGTGAAGAGAGTTTTCAAGAACTCAAAAGAAGTTGACATTAACGCCAATTTTGATTTCGTTGAATCCAAGTGGGTCCTTTATGATGTATTATGATGCTTCAAAGATGGGtctaggtggtgt is a window of Lathyrus oleraceus cultivar Zhongwan6 chromosome 6, CAAS_Psat_ZW6_1.0, whole genome shotgun sequence DNA encoding:
- the LOC127096009 gene encoding uncharacterized mitochondrial protein AtMg00810-like, producing MTIVRCLLNVVVTKGWTLHQMNMSNDLLHAELDEEVYMEVPPGYNVFDKEMMKNLGELRYFLGLELARGSYRLFICKRKYALDILNECGMLACNPSSTPLEPNHNLALDSSPLYENPSQYHSQFMHEPHHGHWDAAMHVLRYLKSSLEQGIIIPRDNDLRLVAYCDSNYASCPLTRRSVSGYVIKLGTTPISWKTKKQTTVSRSSSEADYRAMAHATSEVIWL